A segment of the Acidobacteriota bacterium genome:
TTGAAGCCTGGTTTGAAGAGGCCGTCGGCAACGCAACTCCTTTAGGTTGTGGCTCATAAGGTGAGAGCGGTGACTGAGGCGGAACTTCCGTGAGTTGCTTTTTATGCTTTCCGCTGGTTTTTCCTGACCGACCAGCATTGCCTCCCTCGCTGGCGGCTCGGGGTTTGGTGACGCTTCGTGGGGTGCGTTGTTGAACCGTTTGTGGAGCACGCATTTGAGTGGTGTCCACCATTGGGTCAAATTGAGCATGATCAATCTGGGTTTCATTCGAGGGCTGAACCGGCGCTGTCCCAATCGGAAATGCTTTTGGAATTTCTTTGTTGTTTCGGCTTCCGAGATAGTCAGTTTCCTGGGTGGAGGACGATCCTGAGGCGATTGAATTGCTGGTGAGTTGACTGGTCGCATCCTTTGGGGGAACCACCTGAGATCCAGGCCAAAAAGTTTCAGTTGGGGTATGCCCAACCAGCGAAGCCGTACCCGTTTCCGGTCCGGTTAATGTGGTGGTTGACGGGAGCGGTTGGGTACCTTCAGATGTTGTTTTTGGAGGGATTGGGATAGGCTGTTGGCCTATGAGTGACGCGGTGCCTGACCCTGGTGTCGAAGCCGGGGGAATGAGTGGCAACGGTTGGGTTCCGGCGGTCTGCAGTTGAGGTTTGCGAGAGGCCAGAGGGGTTGTCAGCAGCTCAACTGGTGGTTTTGAATGCAAACCAACGGTGTTTGAGGAATTCGGTTCCGGTTGATCCAGTTGACGCGTGGGCCGTTGTGAGAGTCGAAACGCTTCATTGGCCAGGGGAGATTGAGGCGGTTGGTCCACAAACGGGGCCGTAATCGGTTCCTGAAGGGTTGGAACATCCATTTCCAGGCGAGTGTTTCCCGCGGCTGAACCAGGTACATCGGTTTTAGGAAGTGCCACTGTCACTGGAATTGATGGTGTTGGAGTGGACCCTTCGGCTGAGAGTTCACGAGGTGCTGATTGCAACCAGGTTGCCTGCAGGGAGGTCCGCAGTGGCATTGGTGATGACAGACCACTGCTCAGTGAAGTGAGCCCAGGAGGAACCTCCGCGAGGGTTCTTCCACACCCACTGCAAAAACGTGCTTTGTCGCGATTTTGAGTACTGCAATAAGGACAAAACATAAGAACTCCCCTTGGGGTGGGGAATGAAGATGACCCTGGCTAACATCCGGTGGCAATGAGCTGGTTGCCGATTGGAGTGCTTCTGATACGGGTGCTTTGAATCTGGTGCCTGGTGCTGAAGAACCAATACCTTTCGACAAAGAACCAGTTACCAGAACTCGAACCCAGTCACCTGATCCTTAACTTTCTCCGCGTTCCTGACGTGCTTTTTCCCTGGCTTCGTCAAGTTCCCGCAGTGTATCCAGCACCAGATTGGTGTTGCTGCTAGCCTGGATATTTTGGGGGAACAAATATTCATATTTTTCAACTTCAAACGTTCCTTCCTCGACCATAGCAAGCTGACGAAAGGCATCCAGGCCATGCGTGCTATCCACTCCGCTATCAATCACTTTTCCTTCGCCTCGCTTTTGATCAATGTCGCAATCAACTATTTGTCCGTGATTGAAATACAGTCGTCCCACCAGGCTTTGTGAGCGAATGATCAGAATACAGGTGAGCTTATTATTTTCAATGACTTGAATCAGGTCAAACAGGCTCACCTGACTCAAATTTCCAGTCATAAACCGGTCGTTTGACTGGTCGAGGACGGCAAATTTGAACAGGTGCTGACCGATAATGAACTTGTCCCCATCATTGAGAAGCATTTCCTGGTTGGCGTCAAGTCGCCGTCCATTCAAGAACGTACCATTGGTGCTGCCCAGGTCTGACAGCATGTACTGTCGGTTCCCATCCGCTGTCAATGTGATTCGGATTCGGGCATGTTGGCGCGAGGCTTCTCCGTCATGGGCAAGTGAGATGGTGCATTCTGGGTCCCGTCCAATTGAGGTAATCAGAGAATCAAGTACGGCTGAGGTATAGACCTGCTGATTTTGGAGCACAATTAAGGTCGCAAAATTATTTTCGTCGGTGTCTAAAACAATGCGTTCAAGTCGGCGGGTTTTTTCCAGGTTGCTCATAAGACGCCTCGTGCGTGTACTGTTTTCGGCAAATCAAAAGATCTTCGCCACGGCCCGGTGGCGAAAATCGCTCAAGAATTACTGGGTTCCGAATCGGTTGGAGTGAGTGCCGTTGCCCTGATCGTCGGCATGAGGGAATTGGCCGGAATCACTCGCTGGGTTGTGATGTCTTCGACTTTGGTTTCTTCAACTTCAAGTGTGGTCACTGATTCTGACAGGTGTGTTTCCCTCATGGCTTCATTTTCAGGCAAACCAGTATTGGCCGTGTCAAACATTTCATTTGGAATTGACTGTTCGTCCGTTTCCTGGTTCAGCAGTTCGGCGTGTGCTTCGTCAAGTTCACGCAACGTGTCAAGCACCAGGTTCATGTTGCTGGTTGCTTCGAGCGTAACCGCAAATTCTTGTTCGTGTTTTTCAACTTCAAAAAATCCTTCCTGGATTTCGACCAGCTTGCGAAAGGCATCGAGTCCCTGTTGGTCACTCACTTCGCACCCGACAATCTGTCCCGAATTAAAATACAGCTTTCCAATCGCATTTTGCTCACGCACGATGCAGATGCAGGTCAGGCGATTGTTTTCGATGATTTGAATCAGATCGAAAAGACTGACCTGGGTCAAATTTCCAGTCAGGAATTTTTCATTTGATTGATCCAGGAGGGCAAACTTGAACAGGTGCTGACCGATAATGAACTTGTCTCCATCGCGGAGCAAGGTTTCCTGATGTGGTGCCAGGCGTTTGCCATTCAAGTGTGTGCCGTTGGTGCTTCCCAGATCGCTGAGCCAGTATTGATGCAAACCATTGGAATTCGTGCTGAGTCGAACCTGGGCGTGATGTCGTGAGGCTTCGGTATCTGCCCCGAGTGTGATAGTGCAGTCTGGGTTGCGACCAATGAGCGTGATCTCTTCTTCCAGCGTGACGTGCGAAAAGACCTTTTTTTCCTTAAACATAATTAAGGTGGCAAAATGCCCTTCGCTGTCCATATCGACAGAAATTTGGTCGAGTCGCCGGGTCTGTTGCTCAGTTTCGCTCATAAAACAGTGCTCCTCAAGTGAAGTGGTATGGGCAGGACAGCGAAAGTGAATCCGTGGTGAACTTCAATCTGATTCGGTGGAGGCTGAGGTTGCAATTGCGGTCATCAGATGGGGTTTAGGAAAACTACTAAATTGCACTGCCCTTTTTCAATCGAAAGAGCACGTTTCCGACCCATTATCGAGCAAAGCGAAGACCCCGGATCTCAATCAGTCCATTTTTGACGTAAGCGTTGTCCTTTACGCCGTCAATCGACATTCGGACCTTGAGCTTCTGGTTGGGGCCAAGTTTTGGAAGTTCTTTGCTGGGCAATGGATAGCGATAAATTTCGCGAGAGGGTTTATCTTCCCAATCATAGATAAATCCTCGCAATTCAATGGCTTCAATCGTCCGATCACCCCGGTTTTCAATCTGACAGGTGAGTTCATACACAAACTCGATCATGCTGCTTGATTCCGAGGTTTCCATTTCAGTAACCACCACTTTTTGGCCTTTGACGTAGGCTTCAAAATCTGGATTCCCGGCCCGAAGCAAGTTGGCCGAACGCTGGAGACGGTCTTGTTTGGTTTGGTACTCGCTCCACAAGACACCAACTCCCACCAGAATCAGAATCACCACACCCACCACAATCAGGACTCTTCGAAAGTGCGAAGGTTCCGCCTTTTTCGGTTCAGCTTCGAGTTCAAGCAGCGACACGCCAATCATTCCTCCAAGTTACAAATTATGAATTATGAATTATGAATTATGAAAGTGGTATCTCGTTGAATTTACAGGTGGTTTGTTGATTCATCATTCACACGTCATCGCTCATCATTTGGTGTTCCTGGGTTTCGATTTCAGGAGATAGGCTTTGGGTATTGGGTTGTCAGGTCGTTCGGTGTCCCAAAAAACTGTCATCACCCACCATCGGTTCCCATCTTTGAGTAATTGAATGCTGTTAATGCCACGGGCAAAGGGTTTAGCGTCCTGCGGTGAATGCAGGGATTCATAGGTACTCAACACGTGCACGATATTTCCGAACTGCTCGCTTTTCCGAGCAATTTCGCGCTCATAAAAGCCGCTTTTTTCAAAATAGGCTGAAGCTCGTTGAATATAACCTTCA
Coding sequences within it:
- a CDS encoding DUF4388 domain-containing protein, whose product is MSNLEKTRRLERIVLDTDENNFATLIVLQNQQVYTSAVLDSLITSIGRDPECTISLAHDGEASRQHARIRITLTADGNRQYMLSDLGSTNGTFLNGRRLDANQEMLLNDGDKFIIGQHLFKFAVLDQSNDRFMTGNLSQVSLFDLIQVIENNKLTCILIIRSQSLVGRLYFNHGQIVDCDIDQKRGEGKVIDSGVDSTHGLDAFRQLAMVEEGTFEVEKYEYLFPQNIQASSNTNLVLDTLRELDEAREKARQERGES
- a CDS encoding FHA domain-containing protein, which codes for MSETEQQTRRLDQISVDMDSEGHFATLIMFKEKKVFSHVTLEEEITLIGRNPDCTITLGADTEASRHHAQVRLSTNSNGLHQYWLSDLGSTNGTHLNGKRLAPHQETLLRDGDKFIIGQHLFKFALLDQSNEKFLTGNLTQVSLFDLIQIIENNRLTCICIVREQNAIGKLYFNSGQIVGCEVSDQQGLDAFRKLVEIQEGFFEVEKHEQEFAVTLEATSNMNLVLDTLRELDEAHAELLNQETDEQSIPNEMFDTANTGLPENEAMRETHLSESVTTLEVEETKVEDITTQRVIPANSLMPTIRATALTPTDSEPSNS
- a CDS encoding nuclear transport factor 2 family protein codes for the protein MARQNTPSAVPKVRSADVESVDAIIKALYDVISGPAGQTRDWDRFRSLLHPSARLIPTNPTPTGGSEAHTYDGEGYIQRASAYFEKSGFYEREIARKSEQFGNIVHVLSTYESLHSPQDAKPFARGINSIQLLKDGNRWWVMTVFWDTERPDNPIPKAYLLKSKPRNTK